One region of Mesoplasma sp. JKS002658 genomic DNA includes:
- the lysS gene encoding lysine--tRNA ligase: MEKNNERKFSEQELVRREKYQKLVDQNLDPFQISKWENNTDLKSIRDKYQDYSKEELQTLDQVPVQVAGRIRLYREAGKKAVFSNIQDENGNLQLYVRMDELGEAAFALFKDLDLGDIIGVKGMIMKTDHGELSIRVQSFSLLSKALRPLPDKHAGIVDIEEKYRRRYVDLIMNPDQLQLFKNRTKVIRTLQHYLDDRGYIEVETPILQAIKGGAAAKPFISHYNALDRDFYLRIATELHLKRLIVGGFNGVYEIGRIFRNEGMDTRHNPEFTTMELYVAYEDFHFLMDLTQKLFQLTSLAVNNSLQIKYGEVEIDLAKPFARVHMVDAVKTATGIDFWKPMTFEEAKQIAGEKGLKVEPHFNDVGHIINLFFEEFVEDSIEQPTFIYGHPKAISPLAKANKDDDRFTDRFELFIIRREYANAFSELNNPIDQYERFKAQIQEAKQGNDEATEMDLDFVEALEYGMPPTAGIGLGIDRLVMLLTNSESIKDVLLFPQLKPRDNN; this comes from the coding sequence ATGGAAAAAAATAATGAGCGTAAATTTAGTGAGCAAGAGTTAGTTCGCAGGGAAAAGTACCAAAAACTTGTTGATCAAAACTTAGATCCGTTCCAAATTAGTAAATGGGAAAACAATACTGATTTAAAGTCAATCCGTGATAAGTACCAAGATTATTCAAAAGAAGAATTGCAAACACTTGACCAAGTTCCTGTACAAGTAGCAGGAAGAATTCGTTTATATCGTGAAGCTGGGAAGAAGGCAGTTTTTTCTAATATTCAAGATGAAAACGGAAACTTACAATTATATGTGCGCATGGATGAATTGGGTGAAGCAGCTTTTGCCTTGTTTAAAGACCTTGATTTAGGAGACATTATCGGGGTTAAAGGAATGATTATGAAAACTGATCATGGTGAACTTTCAATTCGAGTGCAAAGTTTTAGTTTGTTAAGTAAGGCGTTAAGACCTTTACCAGATAAGCATGCAGGAATTGTAGATATTGAAGAAAAGTATCGTCGTCGGTATGTAGATTTAATTATGAATCCTGACCAACTCCAATTATTTAAAAACCGTACCAAGGTGATTCGTACCTTACAACATTATTTAGATGATCGGGGTTATATTGAAGTAGAAACTCCAATTCTTCAGGCAATTAAGGGAGGGGCTGCAGCCAAACCGTTTATTTCCCATTACAACGCTTTGGATCGTGACTTCTATTTAAGAATTGCCACTGAATTACATCTAAAACGTTTAATTGTAGGAGGATTTAACGGGGTTTATGAAATTGGTCGGATCTTTAGAAATGAGGGGATGGATACCCGTCATAATCCAGAATTTACCACAATGGAGTTATATGTGGCGTACGAAGATTTCCACTTCTTAATGGATTTAACCCAAAAGTTATTCCAACTAACTAGTCTTGCTGTTAATAATAGTTTACAAATCAAGTATGGGGAAGTTGAAATTGATTTAGCTAAACCGTTTGCTAGAGTTCATATGGTTGATGCCGTTAAAACAGCTACTGGGATTGACTTTTGAAAACCAATGACTTTTGAAGAGGCTAAACAAATTGCAGGAGAAAAAGGATTAAAAGTTGAACCACACTTCAATGATGTGGGTCACATTATTAACTTATTCTTCGAAGAGTTTGTTGAAGATAGCATCGAACAACCAACCTTTATTTATGGTCATCCTAAAGCAATTTCGCCTCTTGCTAAAGCTAATAAGGATGATGATCGTTTTACTGATCGGTTTGAGTTATTTATTATCAGAAGAGAATATGCCAATGCCTTTTCAGAATTAAACAATCCTATTGATCAATACGAACGTTTTAAAGCTCAAATCCAAGAAGCTAAGCAAGGAAATGATGAAGCTACAGAAATGGACTTAGACTTTGTCGAAGCTTTAGAATACGGGATGCCCCCAACTGCAGGAATTGGTTTGGGAATTGACCGGTTAGTGATGTTATTAACTAATTCAGAATCAATTAAAGATGTTTTATTATTTCCACAATTGAAACCAAGGGATAATAATTAA
- a CDS encoding single-stranded DNA-binding protein — MNQVQLIGRLTKNVELRENTNGTAYCFFTVAVNEYRNGKEQANFISCVAWENVARNMSNFLGSGSLVGVTGRLSSRSTNDNGNFQTITNVVADRVEFLEPRNGARTQTKGNNNDYVRNDSNLDMDLVNGFEQEEQPSSIKSEPKEELFKDDDSILWD; from the coding sequence ATGAATCAAGTTCAATTAATTGGAAGATTAACCAAGAATGTCGAATTAAGAGAAAATACAAACGGAACTGCTTACTGTTTTTTTACAGTAGCAGTGAATGAGTATCGAAACGGAAAAGAACAAGCAAACTTTATTTCTTGTGTAGCTTGAGAAAACGTTGCTCGAAACATGAGTAACTTTTTAGGAAGTGGGTCTTTGGTTGGTGTTACTGGAAGATTGTCTTCAAGAAGTACCAATGATAACGGAAATTTCCAAACTATTACCAATGTAGTTGCTGATCGTGTTGAATTTTTAGAACCAAGAAATGGCGCTCGAACTCAAACCAAAGGAAATAATAATGACTATGTGCGAAACGATTCAAACTTAGACATGGATTTGGTTAACGGATTCGAGCAAGAAGAACAACCATCATCAATTAAAAGTGAACCTAAAGAAGAACTTTTTAAAGATGATGATTCAATTCTTTGAGATTAA
- a CDS encoding HNH endonuclease, whose amino-acid sequence MADKRGSWAKPERNLIWKDYIDNKMWIRFNEEYLSNLDWDWKQKAPCPRCKKIMLKAQYEGFQSGQPGSWNIDHWDNNSKNNNLMNLFPMHTTCNNKKSNG is encoded by the coding sequence ATGGCAGATAAAAGAGGTTCGTGAGCAAAACCAGAACGAAATTTGATTTGAAAAGATTATATTGATAATAAAATGTGAATTCGTTTCAATGAAGAATATTTATCGAATTTAGATTGAGATTGAAAACAAAAAGCACCCTGTCCACGTTGCAAAAAAATAATGTTAAAAGCACAATACGAGGGTTTTCAATCGGGACAACCCGGATCTTGGAATATTGATCATTGAGATAACAATTCCAAGAATAATAATTTAATGAATTTGTTTCCGATGCATACTACCTGCAATAATAAAAAGAGCAATGGCTAA
- the rpsR gene encoding 30S ribosomal protein S18: MIKKGPRRKKPNPFAKNQIKYIDFKDVELLKKFVSGNGQILPKRVTGASPKDQRKLATAIKRARTMGLLSYVIE; the protein is encoded by the coding sequence ATGATTAAAAAAGGACCAAGAAGAAAAAAACCCAATCCTTTTGCTAAGAATCAAATTAAGTACATCGACTTTAAAGATGTTGAACTATTAAAAAAATTTGTTTCTGGTAATGGACAAATCTTACCTAAACGGGTAACTGGTGCTAGTCCTAAAGACCAAAGAAAACTAGCTACTGCGATTAAAAGAGCAAGAACCATGGGTCTTTTATCTTACGTAATTGAATAA
- the rpsF gene encoding 30S ribosomal protein S6 encodes MRKYEIMYILDQDTAENTVKDTKAKLEKILTENGGKIEEQKEWGLMDFAYEINHKKKGFYFVAIVDTNAENIAEFQRVAKIDKNVVREMVINTEKEQDYVQSVELSKTDMTKFEEERKERRTFNKRNFNSRPRPENSTEENNNTSTEPNKEA; translated from the coding sequence ATGAGAAAATACGAGATTATGTACATCTTAGACCAAGATACTGCTGAAAATACAGTAAAAGATACTAAAGCAAAGTTAGAAAAAATCTTAACTGAAAATGGCGGAAAAATTGAAGAACAAAAAGAATGAGGATTGATGGATTTCGCTTATGAAATTAATCATAAGAAAAAAGGTTTTTACTTTGTTGCAATTGTAGATACTAATGCTGAAAATATTGCTGAGTTCCAACGTGTTGCTAAGATTGATAAAAACGTTGTACGAGAAATGGTTATTAATACTGAAAAAGAACAAGATTATGTTCAATCAGTAGAATTATCAAAAACTGATATGACTAAATTTGAAGAAGAACGTAAAGAAAGAAGAACTTTCAATAAACGCAACTTCAATAGTCGTCCTCGTCCAGAAAATAGTACTGAGGAAAACAACAATACTTCAACTGAACCAAACAAAGAAGCTTAA
- a CDS encoding DUF1904 family protein — protein MPNIRIKGANKALVQSYATKISELSGLLNCSEDKIFIIDEGLETIYADAKVKNPVYVVVEWKQRRDQEQLMSQHLTQHFKDYSSSVRVTFRDFDNQWYINGIKS, from the coding sequence ATGCCAAATATTCGAATTAAAGGTGCTAATAAAGCATTGGTGCAAAGTTATGCCACAAAAATTAGTGAGTTAAGTGGATTATTAAATTGTAGTGAAGACAAGATTTTTATCATTGATGAAGGTCTAGAAACTATTTATGCTGATGCTAAAGTGAAAAACCCAGTTTATGTTGTGGTGGAATGAAAGCAACGTCGTGATCAAGAACAATTAATGTCACAGCATTTGACTCAACACTTCAAGGATTATTCTAGTAGTGTTCGGGTGACTTTCCGTGATTTTGATAACCAGTGATATATTAACGGGATTAAAAGTTAG
- a CDS encoding DUF3800 domain-containing protein produces the protein MIKNKEIILIQILFFIPLNLGNSWASKRKKTLKKKYDKSEIKKWNDWLGEPIKGNELSKKYTELIKSNNKNVLRKYNNFLKCINNSLYFGSVSWCKEYSAKHFVYDWTVNDLFKKSILILTILKTLLDKKIIVHDSIVNIYLDEETDDNLKKNFKEKQLKNFLMQEKNAFSTIKGTEDNSDQEKKNYYNFNLLICQLRDAELKIKNLKYLKSEHSFPIQMADITANLTFKILNKNLTIDETLKYFSSEKTNILTYVFPKFKQFNIVNNEERCCKKC, from the coding sequence TTGATAAAGAACAAAGAGATAATTTTAATTCAAATTTTATTTTTTATTCCTCTCAACTTAGGAAATTCTTGAGCTTCAAAAAGAAAAAAAACTTTAAAGAAAAAGTATGACAAGTCAGAAATTAAAAAATGAAATGATTGACTTGGTGAACCGATTAAAGGAAATGAACTTTCTAAAAAATATACAGAGTTAATTAAAAGCAATAACAAGAATGTGTTGAGAAAATATAATAACTTCTTAAAATGTATAAACAACTCTTTGTATTTTGGTAGCGTTAGTTGATGCAAAGAGTATTCAGCAAAGCACTTTGTCTATGATTGGACAGTAAATGATTTGTTTAAAAAAAGCATCCTTATTTTAACAATTCTTAAAACTCTACTTGATAAGAAAATTATTGTTCATGATTCTATAGTTAATATATATTTAGACGAAGAAACTGATGATAATTTGAAAAAAAATTTTAAAGAAAAGCAATTAAAAAACTTTCTTATGCAAGAAAAAAATGCTTTTTCTACTATCAAAGGAACTGAAGATAATTCTGATCAAGAAAAGAAAAATTACTATAATTTTAATCTTTTGATTTGTCAATTAAGAGATGCCGAATTGAAGATTAAAAATTTAAAATATTTAAAATCAGAACATTCTTTCCCGATTCAAATGGCTGATATTACTGCTAATTTAACCTTCAAAATTTTAAATAAAAATTTGACTATTGATGAAACGCTCAAGTATTTTTCTTCGGAGAAAACTAATATTCTTACTTACGTATTTCCAAAGTTTAAACAATTCAATATTGTTAATAATGAAGAAAGATGCTGCAAAAAATGTTAA